Genomic segment of Oscillatoria sp. FACHB-1406:
AACTCTAGAGGTTGAAAAGGCAGGTATTTCTCCTCGAAGTTTGATTGAGTATAAACTCAACCCATTCAAACGAAGAGTTATCGGAATTAAGCGGACGGAATCATTTCAATGCTTAGAAAATGAATTCCTGTGTTATATTTTAGACTTTTACTTGAGGGACTTCGCGAAAGGATTAGCAGTTGCAATAGGGTCGTTAGACTCAAGAAATCTAGAGAATAAATTTTTTGAGCAAAAGTGGCATAGAAAGGACGAAGATTTTAAAGAATTCGTGAAAGCTGCCAAAAGAAGATGGCGGTTATTTCAATCTGATAGAGAAGAGTTTAAGAGACAAGCTAAAGACAAAATTTCGCAATTGCAAGATTGTGTTGAGTGGGCAGAAAAAGCGAGAACTTCTCAATTTATTAAAGATATTAAAACGCCGACAGTCCCTCAACTCAATTCGCTGCGATTGATTGAGTCATCGAGCTATGCTCCCATTCTCGATTGCTATTTAAACTTAAAAGGAGGTACTCTAGAACCCATTCAAAAAGTTTTGCATTTGCTCGAACAGATTTATCGAGGAGAAGTTCGTCCGACTTGGGAGATTTACGAAATTTGGTGCGTTGTCAAGTTATATACTGCGTTCATTTTGTATGCCGATATGCAGCCTTTAGAAGGAGAAGCTCATCTTTTTGAAAGCATTGAACTTAAGAGCGACGGTACGCTCGAATTACCTAAAAATAAACTTTTTTCCCTCGTTACCCGAAATAGCAAGTTTTCACTTCGAGTTGGAGTCCAGTACGAACCCAAACTGAGAAATACAAAAGATGAATTAAGAACACCAGATATTTTACTTTTTGTGGAAGTCGATGGCAAAGTTAACAAATATGTTTTTGACGCGAAATATAGAGACTATACTCAGCAAACATGGGAGCAATTAAAAAAAGATGTCATGGATGTCGCTAAAAATCGCTACTTGCAGGAACTCTCTTTAACTTCTGCTTTTATTCTTCATACCGATATTCGTAAAGATTATTGGGGAGAAGTACATTTTGACCGTTTTGTACGAGAAGAATTTGGTGCTATCATTAATGAGTTTGATTATGCCGGACATCGGTATGGCGCGATCGCATTAATTCCAGGACAAGATGAAGAGCGCCAGATTAAACGAATTTTACGTCTCCTCCTGCAATATCATAATACAGAACTTTGTACGACTTGCTTAGCGTGCAGTCAGCCTTTAAAATGGGGTAAGAATGTTCGTTCGAGTTGGCTTCCAGATCTCATCTCAGAAGAAGACTTGATTGAGAGAGTCATCGCTCGAGAAAAAAGTGCAGGAAATGGAACTGCTTTATACTGTTCCTGCCCGCAGTGCGGAGATTTCTGGGTAATTCAAAATTGCTACGGAGAGCATCATCATCTTTTAAAGTTTAAAGATTGCTTTCACCGTAACTCAGACCATCCCGAATTTAAAGGAAAATGGATGTATATCTGTCCTGAATGCGGAAGCGATCCTTCTTTAGAAGATTTGAGAGAAGATTCGCGTGCAAAAAAAATGGTTATCAATGACATTGCTACATCGGCAAGTCCAAAATGGTGGACGGATTATATGGCGGCGACGGGTCTAAATGAATCGTGAAAAATGTTACTCAGAGCGGGAATAGTGCGTTACGCTTCGCTAACACACCCTACTGCCGTGACACAGCTAAAACTGTGCGATAGGTTTCTCGTTCTATTGCTTACTCGATCGGGTTTCAAGAGTTTTTCTAAAGCCTCATTTAAGGTGTGTCACGGCACTACACAGGAAAGCTGAAAAGCTGAGGTGGGATGGGTAGGAGCCTTGTTGGGGATTTGATGTAACGGAAAACCCGCCCCAAACGGAAGGGGTTGTACGCAATCTGAATTATATATGCTACAATGAAGCTAGACTTCCGATCGCGCGGATCGGAAACCCATCAACTTATCCCTTTAGTCTGGCAAAAATAGGAGCCATCATGACTGCTATCCCGCGAGAACGCATTCGCAATATCGGCATTTCCGCCCACATCGACTCCGGAAAAACGACCTTGAGCGAGCGAATCTTGTTCTACACCGGCAAAATCCACAAAATTGAGGAGGTGCGCGGCGGTGGCGATGGCGCAACACTGGACTACATGGAACTCGAGCAGCAGAAGGGCATTACCATTACCTCTGCGGCGACGACTTGCGCTTGGAATGACTATCAAATCAACCTCATCGATACACCGGGTCACGTTGACTTTACCATCGAAGTAGAGCGATCGCTGCGGGTTCTCGACGGCGGCATCATGGTGCTGTGCGGCGTTGCGGGCGTGCAGTCCCAATCCTTTACCGTAGACCGGCAAATGAAGCGCTACGGCGTACCGCGCATTGCGTTTATCAATAAACTCGATCGCGCCGGAGCCGATCCCTTCCGCGTCGTACAATCGCTCAAAGATAAACTCAACCTCAGCCCAATTCTGCTTCAACTGCCCATCGGCTTGGAAGACGAATTTAGCGGCGTTATCGACCTCATCGAAATGCGCGCCTGCACCTTTGAGGGCGAAAATGGGGAAAATTGGACGAAACAGCCGATTCCCGACTCCCTGCAAGCCGAAGCGCAAGCAGCGAGAGACCATCTGTTAGACCGCATTTCCCTTTATTCCGATGCCATTGTTGCCAACCTCCTCGCCGAACAAGAAGTTCCCAGCGAACTGATTTGGGAGGCGTTGCGCCAAGCGACATTGAAACTAGAAATCGTTCCCGTCCTCCTGGGTTCTGCCTACAAAAATAAAGGCGTGCAGAACCTACTCGATGCTGTCACCCTTTATCTTCCCTCGCCCTTAGACCGAAAAATCGTTACTGCAACGAACGTCAAAACGGGCGAAGAAGTTAATCTCGAAGCCAATCCCGACGCACCCTTTGTCGGACTTGCCTTCAAACTCACCGACGACGAATTCGGGCAACTGACCTACGTCCGCATTTACGCCGGACGTATCGTCAAGGGAACCCGCGTCATTAACAGTCGCACGGGTTCGCCCGTCCGCGTCAGTCGTATCGTGCGCCTCCACGCCGACGAACGCCAAGACATCGAAAACGCGGAAGCAGGCGATATCGTCGCCTTTATGGGTGTTGACTGCGCCTCTGGGGATACCCTCTGCGCGCCGGAACGGGTGCTTTCCTTAGAAGCAATGTTCGTCCCGGAACCCGTGATTACCCTCGCGATTACGCCCAAATCTCAAGAGGATTCGGTGCGGATGGCGAAGGCGTTAAACCGCTTTGTGAAGGAAGATCCGACCTTGCGCGCCAGCAGCGACCCGGAGGCGAACGAAATACTGATTTCGGGGATGGGAGAACTGCATCTAGAGATTTATCTGGAACGGATGCGGCGGGAGTATAACGCGGAGGTGTATGTCGGCAAACCGGCAGTGGCGTATCGGGAAACGATCGCGCGATCGGCTAGCTTCGACTATACCCTCAAAAAACAAACGGGAGGGTCGGGGCAGTACGCGCGCGTGGTAGGGAGCATTGAACCTTGTGAAGAGGGCTTCAGCTTTGAAAATCGTGTGGTTGGGGGCGCAATTCCCAAGCAGTTTATCCCGGGCTGCGAGAAGGGATTTCGGGACGCGATCGCGACCGGACGCTTGCGAGGCTACCCCGTGGTCAACGTCAAAGTCATTCTCTCTGGCGGTGACTTTCACCCCATCGACTCCAGCGAAAACGCCTTCCGATTTGCCGCCCATCAAGGCTTCGAGCAAGCCTTCGATCGCGCTAACCCTTTAATGTTAGAGCCGATTATGCTCGTTGAAGTCGAAACGCCCAGCCAATTTGTCGGACGCATTCAAGGCGACTTACTCTCGCGGCGCGGAACGCCCATCGGTTCCGAAGTCGCCGCCGATTACACCGTCCTGCGCGTCGAAGTTCCCTTAGCCGAAATGTTCGGCTATTCCACCAACTTGCGATCCGCCACTCAAGGAATGGCAACCTTTTCGATGGAATTTTCCGGCTATCGCCCGATGGCTGAAAAGGTTGGGGCGGCTGTTCGTTAGGGGTTATACCAACTCTCATTGATTTTGCACGATTCCCGAAGAGGGCATAACGATGTTATACCCCTACGAAGAAAAATTTAGTGCATCGTAACTGAGAATTGGTATTAGGTTAAAAACTCATGTAAGGGCATTGCATTGCAATGCCCTTACTGCTTGGAATAACTTTACAACCGTTTATATCGACGATTCGATAAACTGCTCTTAAATTACGATCTTATCTTTGAGCGTTAAAAATTTGATGGGCTGTTAAATCTAAATTGGGAAAAGCAGAAGATTTTATGCGATCGTTGCCTCGAAATTGCTGAATTTGGTATTCTCCATCTACCAATCGACACATGGAAAGCGTTGGCTGTTTTGGATCGCCAATATAGCGTCTGCCACCCAATCCTAAATAATCGACAATCCAGTATTCAGGAATGCCTAATGCTTCGTAATCGACCAGTTTATACCCATAGTCATCTCTCCAATTTGTAGAAACGACTTCAACAATCAAACAGACCGACTTTCCAATGGTAATAACCGATTCTTTTTTCCAGCGCGATTCGTTGCTTAAAGCTTGACGATTGAGAACAACCGCATCGGGTTCATAGCCGGACATTTCATTTGCGGCTTTGACAATACATTCTCTCGGAATGAACCCGGATTTTTCATCTTTGCGAATCTCAAAGTTCAGTTCTGCAATAATAAAGCCAGCAACTTCAGAATGGTCTCCCGTTGGCTTTGGCATTTCAATAATGGCTCCGTTATGAAGTTCATAGCGACATTCAGAATTCTCTGGATATTCAGCTATGAATTCGTCAAACGTTATCGGTTTGAGTAGGGCTTGAATCATGAATAGAGTTTAAGCATCTAAGTTTGTTATATAGCAAAGCGCGCTCCCGCTCTGGAGCCGTGTAGCGGTGCGCGTCAAGCGGAAATTTTACGCTCCGAACCCCAATCTTAACTTGTAGGGGCGTTACGCTTCGCGCTCCGCCCCCTACGTTTCGCTCAATTAACTCTCTTTCGTCGGCGAATCGGGGATAAACTCCAGCGCCACCCCATTCATACAATAGCGCTGTCCCGTCGGTTTCGGGCCGTCCTCAAAAACGTGACCCAAATGTCCGCCGCAACGACTGCAATGCACTTCCACCCGCGTCATAAATAACGAACGGTCAACCGTAGTTTCCGTCGCCCCTTCCATCGGTGCGTAAAAACTCGGCCAACCCGTACCGCTATTAAACTTCGTCTCCGAGTTAAAAAGCTCTTGACCGCATCCCGCGCACAGATAAGTCCCGGACTCGTATTTTTTGTCGAGGGGGCTAGTAAAGGCGCGCTCGGTGCCATGCTTGCGCAGAACGTGGAATTGTTCTGGGCTAAGGCTTTCGCGCCATTCGCCGTCGCTTTTTTCAATTTCAAAATCTTTTTTAGATGTTCCCATCGCGTTCGTTCTCCAAGGTTAAAATGCGAGCTACGTTTTCATTATGACGAAAATTGGGTTCTCTCTTCTTGCCCTACCGCACCAGCCCTAGTCGTAATTCCCCACCTCTGGGTAATGATAGAGTGAGACACCCCCAAACAGAGTTAGCAAGTTTAGGCTATGCAAATCGGTTTCCAGCCCGCCAGTCAAGCTCATGTTCCCTTATTAGCGGAATTTATGCAGCGATTCTACGCTATTGACCATTATCCCTTCGATGAGGGGATTGTTAGAGATGCCTTAGTCGGACTGATTGCCAACGATTCTTTAGGACGCATCTGGCTGATCGAGTGGGGGGGGATTGCTGTGGGCTATGTGGTATTAACGTTTAGCTACAGTTTGGAGTATGGGGGACGAAATGCCTTCATTGATGAGTTGTATCTCGAGGAAAACTATCGAGGTCAAGGCATCGGTACGGAAGCCGTTCGGTTTATCGAAGAAATGTGCCAGGAATTAGGGGTTAAAGCCTTACATCTGGAAGTGGAACCGGGCAATATAAGAGGGCAATCTTTGTATCGGAAACGGGGTTTTAAGATGCACGAGCGCCATTTAATGACCAGGCGGTTTGCTTTTCTATGTCTATCAGCAGGTGGAGACAATCCTCAAAGCTAAAAAGTTAGAGAGTTTAAAATACAGATAAAATTTTGTGTATGGGGACTGGAAATTGGTATCAGAATATTTATCGATTATCAAAAAATGTACTTGAGGTAAAGAGAATGACACCAGAACTCCAAAAACAAATCTTAGAGTTGCCATTAAGCGAACGGTGGAGTCTTCTAAGGCTGTTAGTCGATTCTCTACAGCCAGAACTCTTGCCAGAGGAGCAATATCGAGGGCTAAATAACTATTCCAACTGGACTCCAGGCTTTTTTGAAAGAACCGCTGGCGCTTGGCAGGGGGAACCCCTAGAACGCGGAAGTCAAGGTCAGTGCGATCGACGAGATTGGAGTTGGTCATGAGTTACCTTTTAGACACTAATACTTGTATTCAATATCTGGTTCGTCGAAGTTCTTCAATCGCGACTCGTATGGCCGCCCAATCTCGATCGGAAATTTTTCTCTGCGATGTTGTAAAAGCTGAACTTTATTACGGGGCTTATAAAAGCACTCGTCGAAATAACAATCTTGTTTTATTTGAAGAGTTTTTTAACGAATTTATGAGTTTGCCCTTCGACGGCAAGGCTGCAAAAATTTATGGGGAAATTAGAATGGAACTTGAAAGTCGAGGAATTCCTATCGGTCCCTACGACTTACAAATTGCAGCGATTGCACTATCCAACAATCTCACCCTCGTCACTCACAATGTCCGAGAGTTTAGTCGAGTTGTCGGTTTGCGGTGGGAAGATTGGGAAGTTTGAAGGAACTACTACTGCAACACCACTCCAACGAGGGCAAATCCGTCCGCAGTACCGAGGATTGCGCGTTGAGGGAGCGATAATTGGGCGAGTCAAGACTTTCAGCTTTTAGTAGCGCTCATTATCGGGCAAATAGCGCTATATAATGAATAGGGTAGAGCAAGCTTTTAAAAACTGTTATGAAATGGCGAGTCATACTCGAACCCGATGTCGAAACAAATGATTGGGCAGTTTGGTGTCCGGAGTTACCAGGATGCGTCTCGGCTGGTACGACACAAGAAGAAGTACTTAGCAATATTCAGGAAGCTATAGAGCTTTATTTACAACCAGAACCCGTTGAATTGCTGCCGGGGGCTGTTATCTGTGAGGTAACAGTTGGATAAGCCGACTGAGGAGAATGAATGCTGATGCTGTCGAGCGTATATTACGGCGGTATAATTTTGAATTGATTTCTCAAAAAGGGAGCCATCGAAAGTGGCGCAATAAGTCAAAAGATATTCAAGTTATTGTGCCTTATCATCGGGGCAGAGATTTACCAACAGGAACATTACGCAACATTATGGTAACGGCGATGATTCCCGAGCGAAAATGGCAGTCTCCATAAACGCGAGTTCGACGCTAAAATTAAGCTGAAAATCTTTATTGCGAAATCGGTCCAACGAGGGTAAATCCGTCCGCCGTACCGAGGATTGCGCGTTGGGGGGGCGATAATTGGGCGAGGGCGCTTGCATCGAGGAGGAGATAGTCTCCCGATTGCCAGTGTTGGCGCAGGGCGGGTAAGTCGGCGGGGTTGACGGCGCGATCGCTATAAAAGTCCAAACTAGGACGATTATAGGCGAAAGAGGTATAAATAACGCGCTCGCGTGGCGTATTTTCCCGAATCAGCGCGCCGATGCGAACGACGGGAAATTGTTCGTTTAACTCCCAATTCCAAGAGGTGGAAGTCATCAGCAACGCAAGGGAAAGATACATTCCAATTGCGAGAATGGGGATAAAGATGCGATCGCGTTTTTGCATCCGCCAAGCGGTTAATCCCATCGTCACGGCAACCCCAATTCCCATTAATATTAAAGTCGGTTGCGGATCGGCAACGATGAAATAACCGCACCCTGCAAAGCCTACAAACGTTAACAAGCCAAAAAACGCGACCAAAAATAGAGAATATCTTTTTGGTTTTTCTGCGAGTTGCGTTAACTTTGCCCCGACCGCCAGCGCAAAAAAGGGATACAAGGGCATGACATACCACGGCAGTTTCGTTCCCATCAAGGAAATCGTGGTGAGGAAAATAATTGTCCCGACTAAGATTAAGTTTGCCCAACTATTGGGAGTTCCTTTTTTCAAGCGATCGAGCGATGAAAAACTGCTATGCTGCCAAGCTAAAATTAATCCTCCCGGCCAAAATAATAGCCAAGGAAAACTATACTTAAGAAGTTCGATGAGGTAGTACCACGGCGGGCCATCGTTGCCTTCAACAACGGTTGCAATGCGATCGAAATTTTGAGAGCCTAAATGTACTTGAATGAATAGATCGCCGTATTTTAGCCATTGGGAATAATACCAACTGAGGGCAAACGTTGCCCCTAAAATTAAGCCCAACCAAGCGTAGGGATTTTTAAAGATTTTCCAATCGCGATCGCACAAAATCAACGCCCCCGCAATCGCCCACAAGGGAAAAACGAGGATTCCCTTCGTTAGCGCGATCGCGGCAAGACATACCCCGATCGCGATCGCCCACAACCGCTGTTTTCGCGCCTTCAATAGGGCGAACAGCAGCAAAATGAAAAAAGTATTCACCAGTCCGTCCAGCATCATTAAGCGCCCGTGACGCACCACTGGTAGTAGCGTTAAATATACCGAAGCGGACAAAATCGCGCTGAGGCGGCGGGGAAACACTTCGCGCCCGACGAGGTAAAGCAGCGGTACGCCCATCGCCGTCAGCAGTGCCACCGGAAGGCGCGTCGTCAGTTCGCTAACGCCCCCAAATAGGTGATAGCTGCTTGCGACAATCCAATACCCTAACGGCGGTTTCATAAAATAGGGCTGCCCGAAAAAGGTTAAATAGAGCCAATTTCCGGTACGGTATAGTTCGCGCGAAACCATTGCATGAGAACCTTCATCCCAATCGCGCAGGGGAACATTCCCTAGAGAAATCGTCCATAATGCGATCGCAGCCAGACAAAATATTACCAGCCACTGAATGTCTGTCAGTGAACGAAGGCGAAATCCGAATTGCTTTTTGATATAATTTTCGTTTTTGGATTCTTCAGCGTTCAAAGTCAAAATGTCCCCGTCTCGAATCTGGTCTCAATTCTACAAAAGAATATCGGAAGATCGTAACACTTTTACTTTCTTTTTTCTCTCTATCTTCTTTCTTTTTGGATTAGTTGGCATTCTCAATCATGCTATGTGGCGCGATGAAATGACGATTTGGTTAATCGTCCGCGATAGCGAGTCAATGGCAGAGTTTTTACGCGTAATTCGCTACGAACCCCATCCCGCGCTTTGGTATTTCTGCGTTGCATTGCTGTATCGCATCGCTCGCGATCCCATTATTATGCAATTATTTCACTTGATCTTAGGGACAATCGCGGCTTATCTTTTCCTCCGATATTCTCCTTTTCGCACGTTTCAAAAAGTCCTATTTGTTTTTGGCTATCTCCCCTTCTATGAATATTTAGTTATCAGTCGAAATTACAGTTTGGGGATGCTTTTTAGTTTTCTTTTTTGTGCTTTGTATGCAACACGCCAGCAAACTTATCTTTGGTTAGCCATCTGTTTGTTCTTTATGGCGAATTGCAACGCTTACAGCTTGTTTATCGCGATCGCGTTAGGGCTGACTTTAATCGTTGAGGTGATTTTCAGTAGAACTCTTGACTACCAAACTCGCGCGAACCTAAAAAATAAGCTTTTTAGCCTTGCCATATTCGGCATCGGCGTTCTAACTTCCATTGCATTCTTGATTCCGCCCAGCGATAACTTAGAAAATGGCGGACTATCGAGAGGCTGGAATTTATCATTCGATATTCGTCACTTTTTTACGGCTTTATCGCGTCTTTGGAATAGTTATATTGTTCTCATCATTGCCGGAGATTCTAAATACTATAGCGTTCTGATTTGCGGTACGCTTTCTCTGGCGATTATCGCTTTGGTTGCTGGCATTTTTTGGAGAAAACCTTTAGTTTTATTTTTTTACGCGATCGCGACGGCTGAAATTCTGCTCTTTACTTATATTAAGTTCCTCGGCGCACAACGACACTTTGGTCATCTTTACCTCGTATTGATAATCTCATTTTGGCTAGCGAGTTACTATAAAAAGCGTGAGTTATCACCACAAATCCCAAAAAATAGGAATACTAGAAATACCGCGATCGCACAGTGGCTAACGTTTTCACAACGGCAGGGAAAAACCTTCTTAAACATCCTACTCTGCTGTCAATTGATTGGCGGTATTGTCGCGTTCAGTCGAGACTTTACTATTCCCTATTCTGCGAGTAAAGCTGCCGCGCAATATCTTCAAACGAATCAACTCGATCGCGGATTTTTAGTCGGCAGTCAAGATGTCGCAATGTCTCCCCTATGCGGCTACTTAAATCGAAAAATTTACTACCCCGAACGTCAAGCGCTTGGAAGTTTTGTTTTATTTAATCGCAGTCGCACTGAAGTCGATTCGGGAGAAGTGTTGAGACAAGTCTCGGAAAAGTTACAAACTGCTACTGAAGAAGTTATCTTAATTCTCAATTATGAGTTAAAAGAAACTCGCGGCGATCTGTCAATTTTACCTTTAGAAAAATTCGTTGATAGTTTGATCTATAATGAGAAATATTACTTATACCGAGTGCGGAGAGAGTAACAATTTAAAGCATTTTAACGGAATTGAAATTCTCTTCTACCGCGCGCACATAACGCTGTTCTGCGGGCGTAAAAGATTCAAATGCTGCCCTTTGGCGTGCTAGTAGTTCGGGGGTTGCATCGGAAATGTCTCCGCTGCGGGCGGCAACGCGATCGCGCAGTACGTCCAACGGCGCGTTACAATAGAGAATCTGTAAAGGGACTTGTAGCGATTCGCACAATTCAACTACGGGTTTTCTCAAAGCGACGCGATCGTACTTCGCATCAAGAATCGCGCTAAACCCACGCTGAACTAGCATTTCTGCCAACTCCAACAAACGCCCATACGTTTTCTGATTCATTTCAGGCGTATAAATTGTATCATCTCCCCGCTCTTGCAAATCCAGTCCCGCCAGATGCTTGCGTACCGCATCCGATCGCAGGTGAATCGCCCCCCATTCCCGCCCTAACTGGCGCGCTACCGTACTTTTCCCCGAACCTGACAATCCCGACATCATCGCAACTCGTCCGCGATGGGTTTTGGTGTAATTCCAAGCCAAACGGTAGTAATTTTCGGCAGCTTCTTTTGCTTTCTCCTTCTCTTCAGGAGGTACTGCTGCATCATCAAGCAAGAAAGAGTTCACCTTAGCACGCACGTAAGCTTGACGACTTAGGTACAACGGCAAAACTTGCAATCCTTCCCAATCGCCCGTCCGCTCGAGATAAGTATTTAAGAAAGCATTCCCTAAATCGACGCGCCCCCGCGCCTCCAAATCCATTACCGCAAAGGCGACATCGTACATCGTATCGACAAAGCGAAATTCTTCATTAAACTCGATGCGATCGAACAAACGAACTTTTCCTTCCCACAAGCAAATATTTTTTAAGTGCAAATCGCCGTGAACTTCGCGGATTTTACCTCGCGCTTGTCGCTGCTTCAATAAGTCCCGTTCGCACTCAAAAAAGCGATCGCTAAATTGCTTCGTTTCCTCAAATTGCTGCTGGGTTTGTACCCTTCCAATGTAAGGCTCGCTCTGTTGATAATTCTCATCAAATGCTGCCTTGATTTTTTCAACTTCCCCAAAGCTGCGGATATAGTCATTCGTCTTTGCACTTTGGTGAAATGCGGCTACCGTTCGCCCCAATTCTTCCATCCATTCGATAGTTAATTCTCCTTGCTCGAATAAATGACTCCAGAGCATCGTTTGCGGAAACTGTCGCATCTTTATTGCATATTCGATAATTGCGCCCTTACCTTGTAAGGTATATCGCTCCCCATCACACGTAATTGGTAACACTTCAAGATAAATTTCGGGTGCTAAATCCCGATTCATCCGTAGCTCTTCCTGGCAAAAATGCTGTCGTTTTTCGAGCGTCGAGTAATCAAAAAAACCAAAGTTAACTGACTTTTTAATTTTATAAGTATAATCTCCCGTCAAAAAAACATAGGAGGCGTGAGTTTGTAGCAGTTCAATCGGCTCTTTCACCGGATGGGGATAAAACTCCGGCTGTTGCATTTGTTGAATGATACCCAGTTCGTAACTCATAACTCATAATTCCCATTCATCATTCATCACTCATAACTCATCATTAATAACTTATCCCTCATAATTCATCACTCATAACTCATAATTCATAATTTTTTTCTTCCTTTCTTACGATGACTTTGTAGCGAAATAACTTCTGCTTCGTTGCTTTCCCGAGCCACGCGCACGAGTAACCCCGCTAAGAGCAAACTGGCAATAACCGAACTGCCCCCATAGCTAAAAAGTGGAAGAGGCAATCCCGTTGTCGGTAGCGCGCCCGTCGCTACACCAATATTAATCAGCGCTTGCCCTACTAACAGTACCATGACACCAATCG
This window contains:
- a CDS encoding nuclease domain-containing protein, translated to MSYPKISFVNLKGTPFLPDENGITHIRQFGESWYVELDKPWRGEIILEGKSPFSLTQIPTTQRWELQGKLKGEIARRSGQVTVLLKDKAGKMLNETAATLHIYPASISEQQIEQAIADIGILAISTACCVQREMPVPMGEGSGVPGLGQKWQAGNGMLVTATALLELASVVRMNWSEIEKRPLKSFVTEIGTLEVEKAGISPRSLIEYKLNPFKRRVIGIKRTESFQCLENEFLCYILDFYLRDFAKGLAVAIGSLDSRNLENKFFEQKWHRKDEDFKEFVKAAKRRWRLFQSDREEFKRQAKDKISQLQDCVEWAEKARTSQFIKDIKTPTVPQLNSLRLIESSSYAPILDCYLNLKGGTLEPIQKVLHLLEQIYRGEVRPTWEIYEIWCVVKLYTAFILYADMQPLEGEAHLFESIELKSDGTLELPKNKLFSLVTRNSKFSLRVGVQYEPKLRNTKDELRTPDILLFVEVDGKVNKYVFDAKYRDYTQQTWEQLKKDVMDVAKNRYLQELSLTSAFILHTDIRKDYWGEVHFDRFVREEFGAIINEFDYAGHRYGAIALIPGQDEERQIKRILRLLLQYHNTELCTTCLACSQPLKWGKNVRSSWLPDLISEEDLIERVIAREKSAGNGTALYCSCPQCGDFWVIQNCYGEHHHLLKFKDCFHRNSDHPEFKGKWMYICPECGSDPSLEDLREDSRAKKMVINDIATSASPKWWTDYMAATGLNES
- the fusA gene encoding elongation factor G, with the protein product MTAIPRERIRNIGISAHIDSGKTTLSERILFYTGKIHKIEEVRGGGDGATLDYMELEQQKGITITSAATTCAWNDYQINLIDTPGHVDFTIEVERSLRVLDGGIMVLCGVAGVQSQSFTVDRQMKRYGVPRIAFINKLDRAGADPFRVVQSLKDKLNLSPILLQLPIGLEDEFSGVIDLIEMRACTFEGENGENWTKQPIPDSLQAEAQAARDHLLDRISLYSDAIVANLLAEQEVPSELIWEALRQATLKLEIVPVLLGSAYKNKGVQNLLDAVTLYLPSPLDRKIVTATNVKTGEEVNLEANPDAPFVGLAFKLTDDEFGQLTYVRIYAGRIVKGTRVINSRTGSPVRVSRIVRLHADERQDIENAEAGDIVAFMGVDCASGDTLCAPERVLSLEAMFVPEPVITLAITPKSQEDSVRMAKALNRFVKEDPTLRASSDPEANEILISGMGELHLEIYLERMRREYNAEVYVGKPAVAYRETIARSASFDYTLKKQTGGSGQYARVVGSIEPCEEGFSFENRVVGGAIPKQFIPGCEKGFRDAIATGRLRGYPVVNVKVILSGGDFHPIDSSENAFRFAAHQGFEQAFDRANPLMLEPIMLVEVETPSQFVGRIQGDLLSRRGTPIGSEVAADYTVLRVEVPLAEMFGYSTNLRSATQGMATFSMEFSGYRPMAEKVGAAVR
- a CDS encoding Uma2 family endonuclease, translating into MIQALLKPITFDEFIAEYPENSECRYELHNGAIIEMPKPTGDHSEVAGFIIAELNFEIRKDEKSGFIPRECIVKAANEMSGYEPDAVVLNRQALSNESRWKKESVITIGKSVCLIVEVVSTNWRDDYGYKLVDYEALGIPEYWIVDYLGLGGRRYIGDPKQPTLSMCRLVDGEYQIQQFRGNDRIKSSAFPNLDLTAHQIFNAQR
- the msrB gene encoding peptide-methionine (R)-S-oxide reductase MsrB gives rise to the protein MGTSKKDFEIEKSDGEWRESLSPEQFHVLRKHGTERAFTSPLDKKYESGTYLCAGCGQELFNSETKFNSGTGWPSFYAPMEGATETTVDRSLFMTRVEVHCSRCGGHLGHVFEDGPKPTGQRYCMNGVALEFIPDSPTKES
- a CDS encoding GNAT family N-acetyltransferase, which translates into the protein MQIGFQPASQAHVPLLAEFMQRFYAIDHYPFDEGIVRDALVGLIANDSLGRIWLIEWGGIAVGYVVLTFSYSLEYGGRNAFIDELYLEENYRGQGIGTEAVRFIEEMCQELGVKALHLEVEPGNIRGQSLYRKRGFKMHERHLMTRRFAFLCLSAGGDNPQS
- a CDS encoding type II toxin-antitoxin system VapC family toxin is translated as MSYLLDTNTCIQYLVRRSSSIATRMAAQSRSEIFLCDVVKAELYYGAYKSTRRNNNLVLFEEFFNEFMSLPFDGKAAKIYGEIRMELESRGIPIGPYDLQIAAIALSNNLTLVTHNVREFSRVVGLRWEDWEV
- a CDS encoding type II toxin-antitoxin system HicB family antitoxin codes for the protein MKWRVILEPDVETNDWAVWCPELPGCVSAGTTQEEVLSNIQEAIELYLQPEPVELLPGAVICEVTVG
- a CDS encoding type II toxin-antitoxin system HicA family toxin — encoded protein: MNADAVERILRRYNFELISQKGSHRKWRNKSKDIQVIVPYHRGRDLPTGTLRNIMVTAMIPERKWQSP
- a CDS encoding glycosyltransferase family 39 protein yields the protein MTLNAEESKNENYIKKQFGFRLRSLTDIQWLVIFCLAAIALWTISLGNVPLRDWDEGSHAMVSRELYRTGNWLYLTFFGQPYFMKPPLGYWIVASSYHLFGGVSELTTRLPVALLTAMGVPLLYLVGREVFPRRLSAILSASVYLTLLPVVRHGRLMMLDGLVNTFFILLLFALLKARKQRLWAIAIGVCLAAIALTKGILVFPLWAIAGALILCDRDWKIFKNPYAWLGLILGATFALSWYYSQWLKYGDLFIQVHLGSQNFDRIATVVEGNDGPPWYYLIELLKYSFPWLLFWPGGLILAWQHSSFSSLDRLKKGTPNSWANLILVGTIIFLTTISLMGTKLPWYVMPLYPFFALAVGAKLTQLAEKPKRYSLFLVAFFGLLTFVGFAGCGYFIVADPQPTLILMGIGVAVTMGLTAWRMQKRDRIFIPILAIGMYLSLALLMTSTSWNWELNEQFPVVRIGALIRENTPRERVIYTSFAYNRPSLDFYSDRAVNPADLPALRQHWQSGDYLLLDASALAQLSPPQRAILGTADGFTLVGPISQ